One stretch of Prunus persica cultivar Lovell chromosome G1, Prunus_persica_NCBIv2, whole genome shotgun sequence DNA includes these proteins:
- the LOC18791475 gene encoding uncharacterized protein LOC18791475 isoform X3 translates to MMENSWKTKCSSTLQSSALSMASSSSQEHRNRMETNTGYYSYPHGSQDLRPTMIGRLQDPLLASKLYSGSHRSEHANLGNSFLALLSGSSSVFQCDFQELSNPKPISTSCKILPDSNNFIVNGIGSAIPVTSSGVLSENLNGQNLQSGADSCTKVSSRSVPSSSCASNSVLHDLQSSDLAKVVTRNMVLGSEKVKGSFSLSGEWHGVSPADTGKACGANIQTSKKLPVEGNFVISNQASSFMNGCPRVFCSTTSGYLLLSNTGLVGIVCSCHCLHMSVLKFCEVGLYGVNPGHAVRMDNGETIAQWCKLYFLNSGIRVPGDRSEWDWPEGLSATAGLVKSSLSMPNMSNDLSHMVCSSGGSASSQQSLDGVALSKNLFTNQNLVVGAVENKQQRNIQDGNTIFLKGFTGTPQSNLHGMADNLILERPISMSKLVGSGLQDGGQSVSAYVESMKNGNSSIIYPAMKIGNSSITDPSLKDRRIMGKGSNFCRTVNAKDGAFRDAAISNIELRLGQPYQLGQSSGNSNPPAVGPLLLDTLVNPLKSLFPEQMIPNTNCREEMEFRQSLYFSAVPSASTKSDHKQLNRGNNAFVIGNAIDAARVEKSTSNLGQDSVISFLTNLNAPPEDNTRPKASKYICNVGEHAMQNTLHYEPQSAKYGIVNVPRNGSNSVERQLDMSQLGSYRLIDKDKGVSFVTDDSHLSKDLGFRNRKEMEISSSFNGLSGTSDPRFLTAHKNSCYSHQLSGVAPDGPDSRKYSNFPDKVLYFGNRGQVGHVNHRPLASSVGSGQTFPSRTVSKGIPLVSASISVSDQTPALSRENLIEVSTQLPDDNSRLLALREIMELSKQHHALPSLPMNRGKGIFDCSSYMQNSLVDTSASGKQERKLSLTSKNAVSEATIKSHQSGASCRIGSDEGFTSLTGVNTCCHFSTLKQGNALHSKEVDLKHQISFVPLCNEQPSLSRSGKNIIEPSEHERCCHKVPYGYFRGSCSCAASINCLGRDFESRVGCFPDAFKEQMGTVNGEASMIFAPKFANNHIVPKDKTTSLDPRGQVNGKIPKNVCHASQWKDVPSKVKGVSDVTRVDRLANLFDARRRDREQLGDNYVNHFNGTVQMVDSSKEHEIYNTSSGGSAPAVTQASIEVNKMDSSTVDAGDIGCVSNLVVDEGSGVDKCWSSDDALESEKSAEFLTSTGNTSLRKGGSFKNLNHQSSCSLLDELKLLNSLTWLKGQNKLPAGLALHEKNEYPQNFERGLEDGKKKREMGSESYPTSGPYTVHEENPECNDNAQFPSCPSKSVKTLFPLRQSITHTFGTCVTQPSSKPRLPKTCLAKKLSRKRDLRRLYDDNDREVNDVNQTELNGGTDNCEISKVSGGNKCKRDFSSNGFRQFLTQESGHEGARKRKHNSVGLKSCSSQQVNICYRKARPIVCGKYGELANGNFDGDMPKPAKVVPLSRVLNSARRCTLPKNCNPKSTSMRELKKTSPNGAVVSSDVCHNDTGCGKINDTPMEKAKKECSVGDKKIRKELTKLEHLGDDQSEKEYSKLGGIAHAQLKLKSKEIRKRSIYELTDKGKDPSFESSSFSKISNCLPANKEGRLLKTAEDSKLGLCKLSSESSTLEHQCHSDLDSDAFCCVCGSSNKDDINNLLTCSQCSIKVHQACYGVSKLPKGHWCCRPCRTSSKDIVCVLCGYGGGAMTRALRSRTVVKSLLRAWNAETECMAKNKLSSVKTLQKDSRGLHCSGYGHQDNSSFFVLQRENGQPLVSAVCKRGMSYKFDVMHNSITVGLLDSATKQWVHMVCGLWTPGTRCPNVDTMSAFDVSGAHPRADGVCCICTRAGGSCIQCRVANCSAQFHPWCAHQKGLLQSEVEGVDNENIGFYGICDLHAIHPMCESNHDPVNTEAGCIEEEELTCARTEGYKGRKRDGFRHNYCDQSKGNGGCLVPQEQLNAWVHINGQKSSTQGLPKLPVSDIEHDCRKEYARYKQAKFWKHLVVYKSGIHALGLYTSRFISRSEMVVEYVGEIVGLRVADKRENEYQSGKKLQYKSACYFFRIDKEHIIDATCKGGIARFVNHSCVPNCVAKVISVRNEKKVVFFAERDIFPGEEITYDYHFNHEDEGKKIPCFCNSKNCRRYLN, encoded by the exons ATGATGGAGAACTCGTGGAAGACCAAATGTAGTTCGACATTGCAGTCATCGGCACTgtcaatggcttcctcttcatcCCAGGAGCATCGGAATCGG ATGGAGACCAATACAGGTTATTATTCTTATCCACATGGCTCACAAGATTTAAGACCCACAATGATTGGTAGGTTACAAGATCCCCTACTTGCCAGCAAGCTGTATTCAGGTTCCCACAGATCAGAACATGCCAATTTGGGAAATTCTTTTCTAGCTCTTCTATCTGGGTCATCATCGGTATTCCAGTGTGATTTCCAAGAATTATCAAATCCAAAACCTATTAGTACATCTTGTAAGATTCTGCCTGATAGTAATAATTTTATAGTGAATGGTATTGGAAGTGCCATTCCAGTGACATCCAGTGGGGTACTGTCAGAAAATCTTAATGGACAAAACCTGCAAAGTGGAGCAGACTCTTGTACTAAGGTTTCATCAAGGTCAGTGCCAAGTTCCAGTTGTGCGAGCAATTCTGTTTTGCACGATCTGCAGAGTTCAGACCTAGCCAAAGTAGTCACCCGTAACATGGTCCTGGGTAGTGAGAAAGTAAAGGGTTCTTTTTCCTTGAGTGGGGAATGGCATGGTGTTAGCCCTGCAGATACTGGGAAGGCTTGTGGAGCAAATattcaaacttcaaaaaaattgCCAGTGGAAGGAAACTTCGTTATATCTAACCAGGCATCAAGTTTTATGAATGGTTGCCCTCGTGTTTTTTGCTCGACTACTA gTGGTTATCTACTTCTCAGCAATACAGGACTTGTTGGTATTGTTTGCTCATGCCATTGTCTCCACATGTCTGTCTTGAAATTTTGCGAGGTAG GATTATATGGTGTCAACCCAGGGCATGCTGTTCGTATGGACAATGGAGAGACCATTGCCCAGTGGTGCAAGCTCTACTTCCTAAATTCCGGG ATTAGGGTTCCGGGAGATCGGAGTGAATGGGACTGGCCTGAAGGATTATCAGCAACTGCCGGTTTGGTGAAATCTAGTTTGTCTATGCCCAACATGTCCAATGACTTGTCTCATATGGTTTGTTCATCTGGAGGTTCAGCAAGTTCTCAACAGTCTTTAGATGGTGTTGCACTATCAAAGAACCTTTTTACAAACCAAAATTTAGTTGTTGGTGCTGTAGAAAATAAACAGCAAAGGAACATTCAGGATGGTAACACCATTTTTCTCAAGGGTTTTACTGGCACTCCACAGAGCAATTTGCATGGTATGGCTGACAACCTGATATTGGAGCGCCCTatttcaatgtcaaaattggTTGGTAGTGGACTGCAAGATGGTGGTCAGTCCGTTTCTGCTTACGTTGAATCcatgaaaaatggaaattcatccattATCTACCCTGCcatgaaaattggaaattcatCTATAACCGACCCCTCTTTAAAGGATCGAAGAATCATGGGTAAGGGGTCAAACTTTTGCAGAACTGTAAATGCGAAGGATGGTGCCTTCCGGGATGCTGCAATTTCAAATATTGAGCTGAGACTTGGTCAACCATACCAGTTGGGTCAAAGTTCAGGAAATTCAAATCCTCCGGCCGTAGGTCCACTGCTATTGGACACACTTGTAAATCCACTGAAGTCTCTCTTCCCTGAACAGATGATTCCTAACA cCAATTGCAGGGAAGAGATGGAATTTAGGCaatctctttatttttccgCTGTTCCATCGGCCAGCACAAAGAGTGATCACAAACAGTTAAACCGTGGAAATAATGCTTTTGTAATCGGTAATGCCATAGATGCTGCAAGAGTAGAGAAATCCACTAGCAACCTGGGCCAGGATTCTGTGATTTCATTTCTTACCAATCTCAATGCTCCACCTGAGGATAATACACGACCAAAAGCCAGTAAGTATATATGTAATGTTGGTGAGCATGCTATGCAAAATACACTACATTATGAACCTCAGTCTGCCAAGTATGGCATCGTAAATGTCCCCAGGAATGGAAGTAATAGTGTAGAAAGGCAATTGGACATGTCTCAGTTGGGTTCCTATAGACTGATTGACAAGGATAAAGGGGTGAGTTTTGTTACTGACGACTCTCACCTTTCaaaggatttagggtttagaaatcgCAAGGAGATGGAGATCTCAAGCTCTTTCAATGGATTGAGTGGAACCAGTGATCCTCGTTTCTTAACAGCACATAAAAATAGCTGCTACTCACACCAGTTGTCTGGTGTAGCACCTGATGGACCTGATTCCAGAAAATATTCCAATTTTCCTGACAAGGTTCTTTATTTTGGAAATAGAGGACAAGTTGGTCATGTTAACCATCGACCCTTGGCTTCATCAGTAGGATCTGGCCAAACTTTTCCATCACGGACAGTCTCGAAAGGTATTCCTCTTGTGAGTGCGTCAATCTCTGTATCAGATCAGACACCTGCTTTGTCTAGAGAAAATTTAATTGAAGTAAGCACTCAGTTGCCTGATGATAATTCACGATTGCTTGCACTGAGGGAAATAATGGAGTTATCGAAGCAACACCATGCATTGCCTTCCCTTCCCATGAACCGAGGGAAAGGGATATTTGATTGCTCTTCTTATATGCAGAATTCTCTTGTGGACACTTCAGCATCTGGGAAGCAAGAGCGAAAACTTAGTCTTACCAGTAAAAATGCTGTTTCTGAAGCTACCATTAAATCACACCAATCAGGTGCTAGCTGTAGGATTGGAAGTGATGAAGGTTTTACTTCCCTGACTG GTGTTAACACCTGCTGTCATTTCTCAACATTGAAACAAGGAAATGCATTACATTCTAAAGAAGTTGATCTGAAACATCAAATTTCCTTTGTTCCTCTATGTAATGAGCAACCTTCACTGAG TAGAAGTGGGAAGAACATCATTGAGCCTAGCGAGCATGAAAGGTGCTGTCACAAAGTTCCCTATGGTTATTTTCGTGGAAGCTGCAGTTGTGCAGCCAGCATAAACTGTTTAGGAAGGGATTTTGAGTCAAGAGTTGGATGTTTTCCTGATGCCTTTAAGGAACAAATGGGAACAGTCAATGGTGAAGCCTCCATGATATTTGCTCCAAAATTTGCTAACAACCATATTGTTCCAAAGGATAAAACTACTTCCTTAGATCCCAGAGGACAGGTTAATGGGAAAATACCCAAGAACGTCTGTCATGCTTCACAGTGGAAAGATGTTCCAAGTAAGGTCAAAGGGGTTTCTGATGTGACACGTGTGGACCGTTTAGCTAATCTGTTTGATGCGAGAAGACGAGATAGAGAGCAGCTTGGAGATAACTATGTTAATCACTTCAATGGCACCGTGCAGATGGTGGACTCCTCGAAAGAGCATGAAATTTATAATACTTCTTCTGGAGGTTCTGCACCGGCTGTTACCCAGGCATCAATTGAGGTTAATAAGATGGACTCTTCAACTGTTGATGCTGGGGATATTGGATGCGTAAGCAATCTTGTTGTTGATGAAGGATCAGGCGTTGATAAATGCTGGTCATCAGATGATgcacttgaaagtgaaaagagTGCCGAGTTCCTTACCTCTACTGGTAATACCAGCTTGAGAAAAGGTGGCTCTTTTAAGaatttaaatcatcaatcatcCTGTAGTCTTCTTGACGAGCTTAAACTGTTAAATTCTTTAACATGGCTGAAAGGTCAAAATAAACTCCCAGCTGGGCTTGCCCTTCATGAAAAGAACGAATATCCCCAGAACTTTGAGAGAGGCTTGGAAGatgggaagaaaaagagagaaatgggTTCTGAGTCATATCCCACTTCAGGTCCTTATACAGTACACGAAGAAAACCCCGAATGTAATGACAACGCACAGTTCCCCTCCTGTCCATCAAAAAGTGTGAAGACGCTCTTTCCATTGAGGCAATCCATAACTCATACCTTTGGGACCTGTGTTACTCAGCCCAGTTCCAAACCCAGACTGCCTAAAACATGTTTGGCAAAGAAGCTTTCACGTAAAAGAGATCTCCGCAGACTGTATGATGACAATGATCGAGAGGTAAATGATGTTAACCAGACAGAACTAAATGGCGGAACTGACAATTGTGAAATTTCCAAAGTTTCTGGGGGAAATAAATGTAAAAGGGATTTCAGTTCTAATGGTTTTAGGCAGTTCCTGACACAAGAATCAGGTCATGAAGGTgctagaaaaagaaagcacaATTCTGTAGGTTTGAAATCATGTTCTAGTCAGCAGGTGAATATTTGTTATAGGAAGGCAAGACCGATAGTATGTGGAAAATATGGTGAACTAGCTAATGGAAATTTCGATGGAGACATGCCAAAACCAGCAAAAGTTGTTCCTCTCAGCAGGGTGCTGAATTCTGCCAGAAGGTGCACACTCCCAAAAAATTGTAATCCTAAATCAACTTCCATGAGAGAGTTGAAGAAGACAAGCCCCAATGGAGCTGTTGTATCCTCTGATGTATGCCATAATGATACAGGTTGTGGTAAAATAAATGATACTCCCATGGAAAAAGCGAAGAAAGAATGCTCCGTTGGAGATAAAAAAATTCGTAAAGAGTTGACCAAGTTGGAGCATTTGGGAGATGatcaaagtgaaaaagaatATAGTAAGCTAGGCGGTATTGCCCATGCTCAATTGAAGCTGAAGTCTAAGGAAATTCGCAAGCGCAGCATTTATGAGTTGACAGATAAAG GGAAGGATCCCAGCTTTGAAAGTTCTTCCTTTTCAAAGATTTCAAATTGTCTGCCAGCAAATAAAGAAGGGAGACTTCTAAAGACTGCTGAAGATAGTAAGCTTGGATTGTGCAAACTTAGTTCTGAAAG TTCTACTCTAGAGCACCAATGCCATTCTGATTTGGATTCAGATGCATTCTGCTGTGTTTGTGGTAGTTCAAACAAAGATGATATCAATAATTTACTGACGTGTAGTCAATGTTCTATCAAA GTGCATCAGGCTTGTTACGGTGTCTCAAAACTACCTAAAGGTCATTGGTGTTGCAGGCCATGCCGGACCAGTTCAAAAGATATT GTTTGCGTTCTATGTGGTTATGGTGGTGGTGCCATGACTCGAGCGCTCCGAAGTCGCACAGTTGTGAAAAGCCTTCTGAGAGCTTGGAATGCTGAAACAGAATGCATGGCCAAGAACAAGCTTTCTTCTGTTAAAACTTTGCAAAAAGACTCACGTGGGTTGCATTGCTCTGGCTATGGACATCAAGATAATTCTTCCTTCTTTGTGCTCCAACGGGAAAACGGTCAGCCCTTGGTCTCAGCTGTCTGTAAGAGGGGTATGTCCTACAAATTTGATGTCATGCATAACAGCATTACAGTGGGATTACTTGATTCAGCAACTAAGCAGTGGGTTCATATGGTTTGTGGGCTTTGGACTCCTGGAACACGATGCCCAAATGTTGACACTATGAGTGCTTTTGATGTCTCTGGTGCGCATCCTAGAGCAGATGGG gTTTGCTGTATATGTACGCGAGCAGGCGGTTCATGTATACAGTGCAGAGTTGCAAATTGTTCTGCTCAATTTCACCCTTGGTGTGCTCATCAGAAG GGTCTGTTGCAAAGTgaagttgaaggtgttgacaATGAAAATATTGGTTTTTATGGAATATGTGATCTTCATGCTATACACCCAATGTGTGAATCAAATCATGACCCTGTTAACACTGAAGCTGGTTGCATCGAGGAAGAAGAATTAACGTGCGCTAGAACTGAG GGTTACAAGGGCCGTAAACGTGATGGGTTCAGGCATAATTATTGTGATCAGTCAAAGGGCAATGGTGGGTGCCTTGTTCCTCAGGAGCAGTTAAATGCTTGGGTTCATATTAATGGGCAGAAATCATCCACTCAAGGGCTTCCAAAACTGCCAGTATCAGATATAGAGCATGATTGTCGG AAAGAATATGCACGCTATAAGCAGGCAAAGTTTTGGAAGCATCTTGTAGTGTACAAGTCTGGCATACATGCCCTTGGCCTTTACACGTCTCGGTTCATTTCCCGCAGTGAAATG GTTGTTGAGTATGTTGGAGAGATTGTGGGGCTACGTGTTGCCGataaaagggaaaatgaaTACCAATCTGGGAAAAAGCTTCAGTACAAGAGCGCTTGCTACTTCTTCAGGATAGATAAAGAGCATATTATTGATGCTACATGCAAAGGAGGGATTGCTCGTTTTGTCAATCATTCATGCGTG CCAAACTGCGTTGCCAAAGTGATATCTGTGAGGAATGAGAAGAAG GTGGTATTTTTCGCAGAGCGGGACATATTTCCTGGAGAAGAGATAACATATGACTACCATTTTAACCATGAGGATGAAGGTAAGAAGATTCcatgtttttgcaattcaaagAATTGCAGGCGCTACTTGAATTGA